A single region of the Streptomyces sp. NBC_01381 genome encodes:
- a CDS encoding alpha-2,8-polysialyltransferase family protein encodes MAKTQIFMASTLYGTATLAAAIDADRFGPADRRILLVSNNAATPETTVAVDEMPGFARLRDRFDEVRSWNEAICPFHPGGWSPRSDDIPMWERYFRLLWDLGDDAVELAVESIQVNPALALAQIFTGAPVDVYADGLMSYGPTRNKIDPLVGTRVRRLLHLDLVPGLTPLLLTEFDVPPEIVPTEAFVKVLEQLADTETDIANIPAVAEPALLLGQYLSALGILTAEEEEELHVRMVRGAAELGHTRVVFKPHPSAPARWSRLLEKEAEAIGVELTVLDSPVLAEVLYQRMRPALVIGCFSTGLLTASALYNLPVARTGTETLLERLAPYQNSNRVPVTIVDALLPDLMDKGAVTGRQPGMPTARLGELLVAVGFAMQPQIYPRRRTAAERYLSQHLSPHTWRYFKRRRLTALALPGALPSQLSFIPRNAAVRRVARRARSVKRTIKRTALG; translated from the coding sequence ATGGCGAAGACGCAGATCTTCATGGCGTCCACGCTGTACGGCACGGCGACGCTGGCCGCCGCGATCGACGCCGACCGGTTCGGCCCCGCCGACCGGCGGATCCTGCTGGTCAGCAATAACGCGGCGACCCCGGAGACGACGGTCGCCGTGGACGAGATGCCGGGGTTCGCGCGGCTGCGCGACCGGTTCGACGAGGTACGTTCCTGGAACGAGGCCATCTGCCCTTTTCATCCGGGCGGCTGGAGCCCGCGCTCCGACGACATCCCGATGTGGGAGCGGTACTTCCGGCTCCTGTGGGACCTCGGTGACGACGCCGTCGAGCTGGCCGTCGAGTCGATCCAGGTCAACCCGGCGCTCGCGCTCGCGCAGATCTTCACGGGCGCGCCCGTGGACGTCTACGCGGACGGCCTGATGAGCTACGGCCCCACCCGCAACAAGATCGACCCGCTGGTCGGCACGCGCGTACGGCGGCTGCTCCACCTGGACCTGGTGCCGGGCCTGACCCCGCTGCTCCTGACCGAGTTCGACGTACCGCCGGAGATCGTGCCGACCGAGGCCTTCGTGAAGGTCCTCGAGCAGCTGGCCGACACCGAGACGGACATCGCGAACATCCCCGCCGTCGCCGAACCGGCCCTGCTGCTCGGCCAGTACCTCTCCGCCCTCGGCATCCTGACCGCCGAGGAAGAGGAGGAGCTGCACGTACGCATGGTGCGCGGCGCCGCCGAACTCGGCCACACCCGCGTGGTGTTCAAGCCGCACCCGAGCGCGCCCGCCCGCTGGTCACGGCTCCTGGAAAAGGAGGCGGAGGCGATCGGCGTCGAGCTGACCGTCCTCGATTCGCCGGTGCTCGCCGAGGTGCTCTACCAGCGGATGCGCCCGGCCCTGGTCATCGGCTGCTTCTCGACCGGCCTGCTCACCGCGTCCGCGCTGTACAACCTCCCCGTCGCGCGCACCGGCACGGAGACCCTCCTGGAGCGCCTCGCGCCCTACCAGAACAGCAATCGCGTACCGGTCACGATCGTGGACGCGCTGCTGCCGGATCTCATGGACAAGGGCGCGGTCACCGGTCGCCAGCCCGGCATGCCCACAGCCCGGCTCGGCGAGCTGCTCGTCGCCGTCGGCTTCGCCATGCAGCCGCAGATCTATCCGCGCCGGCGGACCGCCGCCGAGCGCTATCTGTCGCAGCATCTCTCGCCGCACACCTGGCGGTACTTCAAGCGGCGCCGCCTGACGGCGCTCGCGCTGCCCGGCGCGCTGCCCTCGCAGCTGTCGTTCATCCCGCGCAACGCGGCCGTACGCCGGGTCGCCCGGCGGGCCCGCTCGGTCAAGCGCACCATCAAGCGGACCGCGCTCGGATGA
- the leuE gene encoding leucine efflux protein LeuE, which yields MLGVIDLPTYLAGLVLIILLPGPNSLYVLSVAARRGIRTGYTAAAGVWCGDTVLMTLSAAGVASLLQANAVLFGIVKYAGAGYLTWLAVGMLRAAIGMWRARREQSVEQADGAGGSMERPFRRALVISLLNPKAILFFIAFFVQFVDPGYAYPALSFLVLGALAQVASVLYLTALIFSGTKLSAAFRRRKRLSAGATSAAGALFLGFAVKLSLAGV from the coding sequence ATGCTGGGTGTCATCGATCTTCCGACCTATCTCGCGGGCCTCGTCCTCATCATTCTGCTGCCGGGACCGAACTCGCTGTACGTGCTCTCCGTCGCCGCCCGGCGCGGCATACGCACCGGCTATACCGCCGCCGCGGGTGTCTGGTGCGGGGACACCGTGCTCATGACCCTTTCGGCGGCCGGCGTTGCGTCCCTGCTGCAGGCCAACGCCGTGCTCTTCGGGATCGTGAAGTACGCCGGTGCCGGGTATCTGACCTGGCTCGCGGTCGGGATGCTGCGGGCCGCGATCGGCATGTGGCGGGCGCGGCGCGAGCAGTCCGTGGAGCAGGCGGACGGGGCGGGCGGCTCGATGGAGCGGCCGTTCCGCCGGGCCCTGGTGATCAGCCTCCTGAACCCGAAGGCCATCCTCTTCTTCATCGCCTTCTTCGTGCAGTTCGTGGACCCCGGGTACGCCTATCCCGCGCTCTCGTTCCTCGTGCTCGGGGCCCTCGCCCAGGTGGCGAGCGTTCTCTACCTGACGGCTCTGATCTTCAGCGGAACCAAGCTGTCGGCCGCCTTCCGCCGCCGCAAGCGGCTCTCTGCCGGGGCCACTTCGGCGGCGGGTGCGCTGTTCCTCGGGTTCGCGGTGAAGCTGTCGCTCGCCGGCGTCTGA
- a CDS encoding N-acylneuraminate cytidylyltransferase, giving the protein MSHPHPAGTPVRRVLAVIPARGGSKGVPAKNLAPVGGVPLVARAIRECLAARLVTDVVVSTDDHVIAEAARSAGAEVVLRPAAIAGDTATSEAAVLHAMDAHETLHSASVDVVLLVQCTSPFIVREDVDGVVGSIIDGGADTALTVAPFHGFVWRDADDEPAGLGAQRTGELGGTTKVANSTATDGGYGVNHDKSFRPRRQDRPQDLLETGAVYGMDVAGFREHKHRFFGRTELVRTDPARVLEIDDPHDLARARALAPLFDADRADALPTRDDIDAVVLDFDGTQTDDRVLIDSEGREFVSVHRGDGLGIAALRDSGLPLLILSTEQNPVVAARARKLKIPVLHGIDRKDLALKQWCEEQGIAPERVLYVGNDVNDLPCFGLVGWPVAVASAHDVVRGAARAVTALPGGDGAIREIAAWILGPSLNK; this is encoded by the coding sequence ATGTCCCACCCCCACCCAGCGGGAACCCCCGTACGCCGTGTCCTCGCCGTCATCCCGGCCCGCGGCGGCTCCAAGGGCGTCCCCGCCAAGAACCTCGCACCGGTCGGCGGTGTGCCGCTTGTGGCGCGCGCCATCCGTGAGTGCCTGGCGGCGCGGCTCGTCACGGACGTCGTGGTCTCCACGGACGACCACGTGATCGCCGAGGCGGCACGGTCCGCCGGCGCCGAGGTGGTCCTGCGCCCCGCCGCGATCGCGGGGGACACCGCGACCAGCGAGGCGGCGGTGCTGCACGCGATGGACGCGCACGAGACGCTGCACAGTGCCTCCGTGGACGTGGTCCTCCTCGTCCAGTGCACCAGCCCCTTCATCGTCCGCGAGGACGTCGACGGCGTGGTCGGCTCGATCATCGACGGCGGCGCGGACACGGCGCTGACCGTGGCGCCCTTCCACGGCTTCGTCTGGCGGGACGCCGACGACGAGCCCGCGGGCCTCGGCGCACAGCGCACCGGCGAGCTCGGCGGCACCACCAAGGTCGCCAACTCCACGGCCACCGACGGCGGTTACGGCGTCAACCACGACAAGTCCTTCCGCCCGCGCCGCCAGGACCGTCCCCAGGACCTCCTGGAGACCGGCGCGGTCTACGGCATGGACGTGGCGGGCTTCCGCGAGCACAAGCACCGCTTCTTCGGCCGCACCGAGCTCGTCCGTACGGACCCGGCGCGCGTCCTGGAGATCGACGACCCGCACGACCTCGCCCGGGCCCGCGCGCTCGCCCCGCTCTTCGACGCCGACCGGGCCGACGCCCTTCCGACCCGCGACGACATCGACGCGGTCGTACTCGACTTCGACGGCACCCAGACCGACGACAGGGTGCTGATCGACTCCGAAGGACGGGAATTCGTCTCCGTGCACCGCGGGGACGGACTCGGCATCGCGGCCCTGCGTGATTCGGGGCTGCCGCTGCTGATCCTGTCCACGGAACAGAACCCGGTCGTCGCCGCACGGGCCCGGAAGCTCAAGATTCCGGTCCTGCACGGCATCGACCGCAAGGACCTCGCACTCAAGCAGTGGTGCGAGGAGCAGGGCATCGCTCCCGAGCGCGTGCTCTACGTCGGCAATGACGTCAATGACCTCCCGTGCTTCGGCCTTGTCGGCTGGCCCGTGGCGGTCGCGAGCGCCCACGACGTCGTACGCGGCGCCGCACGCGCGGTCACCGCTCTCCCCGGTGGTGACGGCGCGATCCGAGAGATCGCCGCATGGATCCTCGGCCCCTCCCTCAACAAGTAA
- a CDS encoding TetR/AcrR family transcriptional regulator C-terminal domain-containing protein, whose protein sequence is MATTPLDRTRVARTALKLLNETGLDGLTLRAIAKELDVKAPALYWHFKDKQALLDEMATEMMRRMTEDLAADAEAAPDADWRTALAASMRGLRRHLLMYRDGAKVYSGTHFTDTSYAEPMEAHLRMLTGGGFTPGGAARAWATAYSYTIGYVIEEQAMGPDPAKEAGGYDLEARAERLAAYPLAAAAGQEMFRDYDAGFEKGLTAIVAGIAATMR, encoded by the coding sequence GTGGCTACGACACCGCTGGACCGGACCCGAGTGGCGCGCACCGCGCTGAAGCTCCTGAACGAGACGGGGCTCGACGGGCTCACCCTGCGCGCCATCGCCAAGGAGCTGGACGTCAAGGCACCCGCGCTGTACTGGCACTTCAAGGACAAGCAGGCGCTGCTCGACGAGATGGCGACGGAGATGATGCGCCGCATGACCGAGGACCTCGCGGCGGACGCGGAGGCCGCGCCGGACGCCGACTGGCGGACCGCACTCGCCGCCTCGATGCGGGGCCTGCGGCGGCATCTGCTGATGTACCGGGACGGCGCGAAGGTCTACAGCGGCACGCACTTCACCGACACGTCGTACGCCGAGCCCATGGAGGCCCATCTGCGCATGCTCACCGGCGGCGGGTTCACGCCCGGCGGGGCGGCCCGTGCCTGGGCCACGGCGTACAGCTACACGATCGGATACGTCATCGAGGAGCAGGCCATGGGCCCGGACCCCGCGAAGGAGGCGGGCGGCTACGACCTGGAGGCCCGCGCCGAGCGGCTCGCCGCCTATCCGCTGGCGGCGGCCGCCGGGCAGGAGATGTTCCGCGACTACGACGCGGGGTTCGAGAAAGGGCTCACCGCGATCGTCGCCGGGATCGCGGCGACGATGCGATGA
- a CDS encoding Uma2 family endonuclease → MAVIMHETSLADAADRLWEELPGHRVEILNGSIVVTPPPDGSHQVTLSRLTRRFYDAGTDEAGVEPVQGIGLWLPTGPDDYAVPDLSIVDIDFRDEAVEKNCYAPHVFRLVMEVTSSNWGNDLVTKVETYARTRIPVYVVVDRKHDEVLVYSDPDGDEYVTCSRYKRGQTVPVPPSVGVTLDLSVDTLLDGD, encoded by the coding sequence ATGGCCGTGATAATGCATGAGACGTCGCTCGCCGATGCTGCCGACCGCCTCTGGGAAGAGCTGCCCGGACACCGGGTGGAGATCCTCAACGGGAGCATTGTTGTGACACCGCCGCCGGATGGCTCGCACCAGGTGACCCTGTCCCGCCTCACCAGGAGGTTCTACGACGCAGGGACAGACGAAGCAGGCGTCGAGCCTGTGCAGGGGATCGGCCTCTGGCTGCCGACCGGTCCTGACGATTATGCGGTGCCCGACCTCTCCATTGTCGATATTGACTTCAGGGATGAGGCCGTCGAGAAGAACTGCTACGCCCCGCATGTGTTCCGGCTGGTCATGGAAGTGACATCGTCCAACTGGGGCAACGACCTGGTGACGAAGGTCGAGACCTACGCCAGGACGCGCATCCCCGTATACGTCGTCGTCGACCGAAAGCACGACGAGGTGCTGGTGTACTCGGACCCCGACGGGGACGAGTACGTGACCTGCTCCCGCTACAAGCGTGGCCAGACCGTCCCCGTCCCCCCGTCCGTAGGCGTCACCCTCGACCTCTCCGTGGACACCCTCCTCGACGGCGACTGA
- a CDS encoding acyltransferase, producing the protein MSSPGTTLPKHSPGAETLSRAIPAPAARRARPRLRALDGLRLIAALMVAAYHYGGRDGEITEAWGSSPQLQFPTAHNWFAYGCLGVQIFFVISGFVICMSGWGRPLRSFFASRVSRLFPSYWAAIILVTAVFALPVVTYEAVAPSDALVNLTMLQQPLGVDRVLGVCWTLWAELRFYALFALFVVLPGANRARVILFCAVWTLAAAVAEGANEPLLDLVLMPEYAPFFIGGIGIYLVHRDRRDLTAWGIVGVSWLIGQHYAVSRLWHAPNPDFFSYRTSFGIIAVVTAGFAAVLLIALGALHRVDWQWLTVAGALTYPFYLVHEHLGWVTVAALHRGLGLPSYATFALTIGAMLALAWLLNRFVEERLTPMIRTGLLTARK; encoded by the coding sequence ATGAGTTCTCCCGGCACCACGCTCCCGAAGCACTCCCCGGGGGCGGAGACCCTTTCGCGCGCGATACCGGCCCCGGCCGCCAGGCGCGCGCGCCCACGGCTCAGAGCCCTCGACGGGCTGCGGCTGATCGCGGCGCTGATGGTCGCGGCCTACCACTACGGCGGCCGCGACGGCGAGATCACCGAGGCCTGGGGCAGCTCTCCGCAGCTTCAATTCCCCACGGCGCACAACTGGTTCGCGTACGGCTGCCTGGGCGTGCAGATCTTCTTCGTGATCAGCGGCTTCGTCATATGCATGAGCGGCTGGGGCCGCCCGCTGCGGTCCTTCTTCGCGTCACGCGTCTCCCGGCTCTTCCCTTCCTACTGGGCCGCGATCATCCTGGTGACAGCGGTCTTCGCACTGCCCGTCGTCACCTACGAGGCGGTCGCCCCGAGCGACGCGCTCGTGAACCTCACCATGCTGCAGCAACCGCTTGGCGTGGACCGGGTGTTGGGGGTCTGCTGGACGCTCTGGGCCGAGCTGCGCTTCTACGCGCTCTTCGCGCTCTTCGTGGTCCTGCCGGGCGCGAACCGGGCCCGCGTGATCCTTTTCTGCGCGGTGTGGACCCTGGCCGCGGCGGTCGCGGAGGGCGCGAACGAGCCGCTGCTCGACCTCGTCCTGATGCCCGAGTACGCGCCCTTCTTCATCGGCGGCATCGGCATCTACCTCGTCCACCGCGACCGCAGGGACCTCACGGCCTGGGGCATCGTGGGGGTGAGCTGGCTGATCGGCCAGCACTACGCGGTCTCCCGGCTCTGGCACGCCCCGAACCCGGACTTCTTCTCCTACCGCACGTCGTTCGGCATCATCGCCGTCGTGACGGCGGGCTTCGCGGCCGTCCTGCTGATCGCGCTCGGCGCGCTGCACCGCGTCGACTGGCAGTGGCTGACGGTGGCGGGAGCGCTGACGTACCCGTTCTACCTGGTGCACGAGCACCTGGGCTGGGTGACGGTGGCGGCGCTGCACCGGGGGCTCGGCCTCCCGTCGTACGCGACGTTCGCCCTGACCATCGGGGCGATGCTGGCCCTCGCCTGGCTGCTCAACCGCTTCGTGGAGGAGCGCCTCACGCCCATGATCAGGACGGGGCTGCTGACGGCTCGGAAGTGA
- a CDS encoding MarR family winged helix-turn-helix transcriptional regulator: MTTFTYSHSDEELIDQPIGYWATAAGEAVVHHIRTMLAEAGLTQPQWWILNQINTADGRDKAEVVETLRGYLSVGDASLHHNISALHDRALLTEDTDGRLRITDEGRRLRDDTAARQQKTRAEIHEGITDEEYIRTLKVLQRMIHNVGGDAWHH, from the coding sequence ATGACCACTTTCACGTACTCCCACAGCGACGAAGAACTCATCGACCAGCCCATCGGCTACTGGGCAACGGCGGCGGGAGAGGCCGTCGTCCACCACATCCGCACCATGCTGGCCGAGGCCGGGCTCACCCAGCCCCAGTGGTGGATCCTGAACCAGATCAACACCGCTGACGGCCGCGACAAGGCGGAGGTGGTGGAAACCCTGCGCGGCTACCTGAGCGTGGGCGACGCCTCCCTGCACCACAACATCAGCGCCCTGCACGACCGCGCCCTGCTCACCGAGGACACCGACGGCCGGCTCCGCATCACCGACGAGGGCCGCAGGCTCCGGGACGACACCGCCGCGCGCCAGCAGAAGACGCGTGCGGAGATCCACGAGGGCATCACGGACGAGGAGTACATCCGCACCCTCAAGGTCCTCCAGCGCATGATCCACAACGTGGGAGGCGACGCCTGGCACCACTGA
- a CDS encoding DUF6716 putative glycosyltransferase, with protein MPVSNSGTTRITVLADSDTRWKWGALTASRLTGGDPDTRLDGRLLRGRATPTVRQLEEVGVRADSLREVTAIEFLREVERETPDVIVLALVGGAVQAVLHGLARIAEDSTAPGKRPVVVTGYVGVVYEKLADGLLLRHGADVVLANSRQDAERFRAVYEGVGADAASVTEAALPFLGGSVYEQHDPYTVVFAAQPSVPESREQRTYLLRRMVEHARLHPGREVLIKLRSKPGEHTTHIEELPYQKLAKGENLPPNCRLVYGNMGEVLDRTDLLVTVSSTAALESLHRRIPTAVLTDLGVREALGNHHFIGSGCLTSWDEIDAGHSPEAAPEWVARQGVAPDGTYDKAFDEARDRVTELLAQPELPPIAPYYSLTTAPGYLPGILARHHLGPDGAPLPGAPAGDREPGPVRQAVRSAARGAYRHGVQRVAPVIRRMGEL; from the coding sequence GTGCCAGTAAGCAACAGCGGGACGACACGGATCACCGTGCTCGCCGACTCCGACACCCGGTGGAAATGGGGTGCGCTCACCGCGAGCCGCCTCACCGGCGGGGACCCGGACACGCGCCTCGACGGACGCCTCCTGAGGGGCCGGGCCACGCCCACCGTCCGTCAGCTCGAAGAGGTCGGGGTGCGCGCGGACTCGCTCCGCGAGGTCACCGCGATCGAGTTCCTGCGCGAGGTCGAGCGCGAAACGCCCGACGTGATCGTGCTCGCCCTCGTGGGCGGCGCGGTCCAGGCGGTGCTGCACGGACTCGCCCGTATCGCGGAGGACTCCACGGCCCCGGGCAAGCGTCCCGTCGTCGTCACCGGCTATGTCGGCGTCGTCTACGAGAAGCTCGCCGACGGCCTGCTGCTTCGGCACGGCGCGGACGTCGTCCTCGCCAACTCCCGCCAGGACGCGGAGCGTTTCCGCGCCGTGTACGAGGGAGTGGGCGCCGACGCGGCATCGGTGACGGAGGCCGCGCTGCCGTTCCTCGGCGGTTCGGTGTACGAACAGCACGACCCGTACACCGTGGTCTTCGCCGCGCAGCCCTCCGTGCCGGAGAGCCGCGAGCAGCGCACCTACCTGCTGCGCCGCATGGTCGAGCACGCACGCCTGCACCCGGGCCGCGAGGTCCTGATCAAGCTGCGCAGCAAGCCCGGCGAGCACACCACGCACATCGAGGAACTGCCGTACCAGAAGCTCGCCAAGGGCGAGAACCTGCCGCCCAACTGCCGTCTGGTGTACGGGAACATGGGCGAGGTACTCGACCGCACCGACCTGCTCGTCACGGTCAGCTCCACCGCCGCGCTCGAATCCCTGCACCGCCGCATCCCCACCGCGGTCCTCACCGACCTCGGGGTGCGCGAGGCGCTCGGCAACCACCACTTCATCGGCTCCGGATGCCTGACGTCCTGGGACGAGATCGACGCGGGGCACAGCCCCGAGGCCGCTCCGGAGTGGGTCGCACGGCAGGGCGTCGCGCCCGACGGGACGTACGACAAGGCCTTCGACGAGGCGCGGGACCGGGTCACCGAACTCCTGGCGCAGCCCGAACTGCCGCCCATCGCCCCGTACTACAGCCTCACCACGGCCCCCGGATACCTCCCCGGCATCCTGGCCCGCCACCACCTCGGCCCGGACGGCGCCCCGCTGCCCGGCGCACCCGCCGGGGACCGCGAGCCGGGCCCGGTGCGCCAGGCCGTCCGCAGCGCGGCGCGCGGCGCCTACCGGCACGGGGTGCAGCGCGTGGCCCCCGTCATCCGGCGGATGGGCGAGCTGTGA
- a CDS encoding FAD-dependent oxidoreductase, with the protein MALNSVKETPLTVDVLIVGAGPTGLTLACDLARRGVRALVVERADALFPGSRGKGIQPRTQEVFDDLGIIDAALAAGGPAPVGMVWQGGERQGEHRMFDATEATPDAPYASPLLLPQWRTQEILSARLHELGGRDVEFGAELSGLTQDGEGVTAHLSDGRTVRAAYAVAADGGRSTVRAALGIGMTGETVDPHPILVADVRIPALDRDNWHMFAPTADGTGFLAICPLPGTQDFQLTAQFTDGTAPDTSLDGVRAVVAARTHLAADDVTEVRWASDFRPRAAMANRFRDGRVFLAGDAAHVHSPAGGQGLNTSVQDAYNLGWKLGAVLRGGAPEALLDTYEEERLPNAAQMLGLSTRIHRGEERRGAATRQLGLGYRDSSLTAETRTGLAEGALRAGDRAPDGPYAGRRLFDAFRGPHFTLLTVGTDAELPLLDDELVHTCRIDAYPPYGKGLFLVRPDGYVGWAGEDTTGLTDYFRLIHQGS; encoded by the coding sequence ATGGCACTTAACAGCGTTAAGGAAACTCCCCTGACGGTGGACGTACTCATCGTGGGCGCCGGCCCCACCGGTCTGACCCTCGCCTGCGATCTTGCCCGGCGCGGCGTGCGGGCCCTGGTCGTCGAGCGGGCCGACGCCCTCTTCCCCGGCTCACGCGGCAAGGGCATCCAGCCGCGCACCCAGGAGGTCTTCGACGACCTCGGGATCATCGACGCGGCCCTCGCGGCGGGCGGCCCGGCCCCGGTCGGCATGGTCTGGCAGGGCGGCGAGCGGCAGGGCGAGCACCGGATGTTCGACGCGACGGAGGCGACGCCGGACGCCCCGTACGCAAGCCCCTTGCTGCTCCCCCAGTGGCGCACCCAGGAGATCCTGTCCGCCCGGCTTCACGAACTCGGCGGCCGCGACGTGGAGTTCGGCGCCGAGCTGAGCGGTCTGACGCAGGACGGGGAAGGCGTCACCGCCCACCTCTCGGACGGGCGGACCGTCCGCGCCGCCTACGCCGTGGCGGCCGACGGCGGCCGCTCCACCGTGCGGGCGGCGCTGGGGATCGGCATGACGGGCGAGACCGTGGACCCGCATCCGATCCTCGTCGCCGACGTCCGCATCCCCGCCCTGGACCGCGACAACTGGCACATGTTCGCGCCCACGGCCGATGGCACGGGGTTCCTGGCGATCTGCCCGCTGCCGGGCACCCAGGACTTCCAGCTGACGGCCCAGTTCACGGACGGGACGGCTCCCGACACCTCGCTCGACGGTGTACGCGCGGTCGTCGCGGCCCGCACCCATCTCGCCGCCGATGACGTCACCGAGGTGCGGTGGGCGTCCGACTTCCGGCCGCGCGCGGCGATGGCGAACCGCTTCCGCGACGGGCGGGTGTTCCTGGCCGGGGACGCGGCGCATGTGCACTCCCCCGCGGGCGGGCAGGGCCTGAACACCAGCGTCCAGGACGCCTACAACCTGGGGTGGAAGCTGGGCGCGGTCCTGCGGGGCGGCGCACCGGAGGCCCTCCTCGACACCTACGAGGAGGAGCGCCTTCCCAACGCCGCCCAGATGCTGGGCCTCTCCACCCGCATCCACCGGGGCGAGGAACGGCGCGGGGCGGCCACCCGGCAGCTGGGCCTCGGCTACCGGGACAGCTCACTCACGGCGGAGACCCGCACCGGCCTTGCGGAGGGGGCGCTGCGGGCGGGCGACCGGGCACCGGACGGGCCGTACGCCGGGAGGAGGCTGTTCGACGCGTTCAGGGGCCCGCACTTCACGCTCCTCACGGTCGGCACTGACGCCGAACTCCCTTTGCTGGACGATGAGTTGGTCCACACGTGCCGCATCGACGCCTACCCGCCCTACGGCAAGGGCCTCTTCCTGGTACGCCCCGACGGGTACGTCGGCTGGGCAGGCGAGGACACGACGGGCCTGACGGACTACTTCAGGCTGATCCACCAAGGCAGTTGA
- a CDS encoding glycosyltransferase family 2 protein produces MVKLSVIVPFYNVQQYAPDTLKSLRANAREDFEFILVDDCSKDETPEILERAARELPGAVHLRHETNGGLATARNTGLDAARGEYLTFLDGDDWLAPGYYAQLVDSIEQLGCDFVRTDHVQCTARARSVHRVPHGLRGVAMSPREVILPADRSTSVDYAYAWAGIYHRRLADRGLLHFTDGLRTAEDRPWIWRLHREAESFAAVGLLGVFYRRGVASSLTQIGDVRQLDFIRAFDQVVRETAEDRDADKLLPKAVRTYCAIISHHLGSIERFEPPVARKLKSMSAAALKRMPQGVLDDALDSMDIQRATRLRRLRRRPVSAEVAA; encoded by the coding sequence GTGGTTAAGCTCTCCGTCATCGTGCCGTTCTACAACGTGCAGCAATACGCGCCCGACACCTTGAAGAGTCTGCGGGCGAACGCACGCGAAGACTTCGAATTCATTCTCGTCGACGACTGTTCGAAGGATGAGACTCCAGAGATTCTGGAGCGTGCCGCGCGCGAGCTGCCCGGCGCCGTCCATCTCAGACATGAGACGAACGGCGGTCTGGCGACCGCCCGCAACACGGGCCTTGACGCGGCACGCGGCGAGTACCTCACCTTCCTGGACGGTGACGACTGGCTCGCGCCCGGCTATTACGCCCAACTCGTCGATTCCATCGAGCAGTTGGGGTGCGACTTCGTGCGCACCGACCATGTGCAGTGCACCGCGCGGGCGCGCAGCGTCCACCGTGTCCCGCACGGTCTGCGCGGTGTGGCGATGTCGCCGCGGGAGGTGATCCTGCCCGCCGACCGCTCGACGTCCGTCGACTACGCGTACGCCTGGGCGGGCATCTACCACCGGCGCCTTGCCGACCGCGGCCTGCTGCACTTCACGGACGGCCTGCGCACCGCGGAGGACCGGCCGTGGATCTGGCGCCTGCACCGCGAGGCGGAGTCGTTCGCCGCGGTGGGGCTGCTCGGTGTGTTCTATCGGCGCGGCGTCGCATCGTCACTGACGCAGATCGGCGACGTACGTCAGCTCGATTTCATCCGGGCATTCGACCAGGTCGTACGGGAAACCGCCGAGGACCGCGACGCGGACAAACTCCTGCCCAAGGCCGTCCGTACTTACTGCGCGATCATTTCCCACCATCTGGGATCCATCGAAAGGTTCGAGCCACCTGTGGCGCGGAAATTGAAGTCAATGAGTGCGGCCGCGCTGAAGCGGATGCCGCAGGGTGTCCTCGACGACGCCCTCGACTCCATGGACATACAGCGGGCCACGCGGCTTCGCCGACTGCGCCGGCGTCCGGTGTCGGCGGAGGTGGCCGCGTAA